The proteins below come from a single Zhouia spongiae genomic window:
- a CDS encoding amidohydrolase family protein, whose amino-acid sequence MRIDAHQHFWKFDPVRDAWIDESMQVIRKDFLPSDLEPILKKNNVDGCIAVQADQSEAETKFLLDMAQNNSFIKGVVGWVDLMSDSVEDRLAHFSKDKNLKGIRHIVQAEPNDFMLRSDFQNGISKLRQFNLTYDILVFAEQLPAAIELVEKFPEQPFVLDHIAKPKISEGLDKKWKAHIQELAKYENVSCKLSGMVTETKDFKWNGEAFTPFLDVVFNSFGEDRLLYGSDWPVCLLSSPYESVIKIIEDYVPKEYHTRIFYQNTVNFYSLDENL is encoded by the coding sequence ATGAGAATAGATGCCCATCAACATTTTTGGAAGTTCGATCCGGTAAGAGATGCATGGATCGATGAGAGTATGCAGGTAATCAGAAAAGATTTTCTGCCTTCTGATCTTGAACCAATATTAAAAAAGAATAATGTTGACGGATGTATAGCTGTTCAGGCCGATCAGTCAGAAGCTGAAACTAAGTTCTTGTTAGACATGGCCCAAAACAATAGTTTTATTAAAGGAGTAGTAGGCTGGGTCGATCTTATGTCGGATAGTGTAGAAGACCGGTTAGCCCACTTTTCAAAAGATAAGAACCTTAAAGGGATCCGCCACATAGTTCAGGCAGAACCCAATGACTTTATGCTGAGATCCGATTTTCAAAACGGAATCAGTAAGCTCAGACAATTTAACCTTACCTATGATATCCTGGTCTTTGCAGAGCAATTACCGGCAGCGATCGAACTTGTTGAAAAGTTCCCAGAGCAGCCCTTTGTATTAGACCATATAGCCAAGCCGAAAATATCGGAAGGATTGGATAAAAAATGGAAAGCGCATATTCAGGAACTGGCAAAATATGAGAATGTTTCTTGTAAGTTATCCGGTATGGTAACTGAAACAAAAGATTTTAAATGGAATGGCGAAGCGTTTACCCCTTTCCTGGATGTCGTTTTTAACAGTTTCGGGGAAGATCGGTTATTGTACGGATCCGATTGGCCGGTATGTTTGCTGTCTTCACCATATGAGAGTGTCATAAAGATTATTGAAGATTATGTGCCGAAAGAATACCATACCAGGATATTTTACCAGAATACAGTTAATTTTTACAGTCTAGATGAAAACTTATAA
- a CDS encoding glycoside hydrolase family 95 protein, whose translation MKTYKFLIFTVIGFSLMGCNKETDTGIAETSLWYKQPASKWMEALPVGNGRLGAMIFGDTNQERIQLNEDSMWSGGPDWGNSKGTKEDLEYLRKLVSEGRVHEADSEIVKRFSYKSVLRSHQTMGDLFIDFINRDSLVENYKRELSLDDAIASVSYITGGNQYSEKVFASNPDDVLVIQLETTAGDGMDFNLRLDRPKDKGRPTVTVSNPEENEISMKGVVTQFGGKKFSNPFPLDYGVKFETRLKVDNTSGTVTPKSGSLELKGVKKATIYIVCNTSFYEEDYVAKNNEQLASIRKKSFNELLNNHLRDYHAVYNRMSLNLGGNELDSLPTDERLTRVKKGAVDNDLAETMFQYGRYLLIGSSRPGTNPANLQGVWNQHIEAPWNADYHLNVNLQMNYWPAGVTNLSECQEPLFDFVDRLIERGKVAAREQYGINRGAVIHHTSDLWATPWMRAATPYWGAWIHGGGWIVQHHWEHYRFTQDKGFLKEQGYPAMKEIALFYLDWLQKDPATGKWISYPETSPENSYLAEDGKPAAVSYGAAMGHQIISEVFDNVLSSAKILNIEDEFIKEVREKRANIYPGIVIGEDGRILEWNEPYEEPEKGHRHMSHLYALHPGDDITEKDEAIFKAAQKTIDNRLQHGGAGTGWSRAWMINFNARLLNAQAAQENIQKFFEISVADNLFDEHPPFQIDGNFGYTAGVAELLMQSHEGFIRILPALPENWTEGKVKGLKARGNVELAIEWETGKLKQMILNAGQNKSVKIQYNGKQVEVSLTANEDLRLDQNLEIIL comes from the coding sequence ATGAAAACTTATAAATTTTTAATTTTTACGGTCATAGGGTTTTCCCTTATGGGATGCAATAAAGAAACTGATACCGGCATAGCGGAAACCAGTTTATGGTATAAACAACCGGCTTCGAAATGGATGGAGGCATTACCTGTAGGGAATGGCCGTTTGGGAGCAATGATCTTTGGAGATACTAATCAGGAAAGGATTCAGTTAAACGAAGATTCTATGTGGTCAGGAGGTCCTGATTGGGGGAATTCGAAAGGAACAAAAGAAGACCTGGAATATTTGAGAAAGCTTGTCAGCGAAGGGAGAGTACATGAGGCTGACAGCGAAATTGTGAAGAGGTTTTCCTATAAATCCGTACTTCGCTCCCATCAGACTATGGGAGACTTATTTATTGATTTTATCAACAGGGACAGTCTTGTCGAAAATTATAAAAGAGAGCTTAGTTTGGATGATGCCATAGCTTCTGTAAGCTACATTACCGGAGGTAATCAATACAGTGAAAAAGTATTTGCTTCAAATCCGGATGATGTGTTGGTCATACAACTGGAAACAACTGCCGGCGACGGAATGGATTTTAACCTCCGGTTAGACAGGCCAAAAGATAAAGGACGTCCCACTGTTACAGTTTCAAATCCGGAAGAGAATGAAATTAGTATGAAGGGAGTAGTAACCCAGTTTGGAGGTAAGAAATTCTCTAACCCTTTTCCGCTTGATTACGGGGTAAAATTCGAAACGAGGTTAAAAGTTGATAACACTTCAGGGACTGTGACTCCTAAAAGCGGTTCCCTCGAACTTAAAGGAGTTAAAAAAGCTACCATATATATAGTTTGTAATACTTCGTTTTACGAAGAGGATTATGTTGCTAAGAATAACGAGCAGCTTGCTTCAATCCGGAAAAAATCATTTAACGAACTTTTAAATAATCACCTCCGGGATTATCATGCAGTATACAATCGGATGTCACTGAATTTAGGCGGTAATGAATTAGACTCATTGCCTACAGACGAGCGTTTAACAAGGGTAAAGAAAGGTGCTGTTGATAATGATCTTGCAGAAACAATGTTCCAATACGGAAGATATTTGCTAATAGGTTCTTCAAGGCCAGGGACTAACCCTGCGAACTTACAGGGGGTATGGAACCAACATATCGAGGCTCCCTGGAATGCAGATTATCACCTGAATGTGAATTTACAGATGAATTACTGGCCGGCCGGTGTTACCAATCTGAGCGAATGCCAGGAACCTCTTTTCGATTTTGTCGACAGACTGATAGAAAGGGGAAAGGTTGCTGCAAGAGAACAATATGGAATAAACAGAGGTGCTGTAATTCACCATACAAGCGATTTATGGGCTACCCCATGGATGAGGGCAGCAACTCCATACTGGGGTGCATGGATTCATGGCGGAGGTTGGATTGTTCAGCATCATTGGGAGCATTACAGGTTTACACAAGACAAGGGCTTTTTAAAGGAACAGGGATATCCTGCCATGAAAGAAATAGCTTTGTTTTATCTGGACTGGTTGCAAAAAGATCCTGCTACGGGTAAATGGATTTCGTACCCTGAAACATCTCCTGAAAATTCATATTTGGCTGAAGACGGTAAGCCGGCTGCGGTTTCGTATGGAGCTGCTATGGGGCATCAGATCATCTCAGAAGTTTTTGATAATGTGCTGAGTTCGGCGAAAATCCTGAATATCGAAGATGAATTTATCAAGGAAGTAAGAGAAAAAAGAGCAAATATATATCCGGGGATCGTGATTGGGGAAGATGGAAGAATCTTAGAGTGGAATGAACCTTATGAAGAACCCGAAAAAGGACACAGGCATATGTCTCATTTGTATGCTTTGCACCCCGGGGATGATATTACCGAAAAAGATGAAGCGATATTTAAGGCGGCACAAAAAACAATTGATAATCGTTTACAGCATGGCGGTGCAGGTACAGGGTGGAGCAGAGCCTGGATGATTAATTTTAATGCCCGGCTATTAAACGCACAAGCGGCTCAGGAGAATATCCAGAAATTCTTCGAAATCTCTGTGGCAGATAATTTGTTTGATGAACATCCGCCATTTCAGATTGATGGTAATTTTGGGTATACGGCCGGTGTAGCAGAGTTGCTGATGCAGTCGCATGAAGGTTTTATCAGGATTCTCCCTGCCTTACCGGAGAACTGGACTGAAGGTAAGGTAAAAGGACTGAAAGCAAGAGGCAATGTTGAGCTGGCCATAGAATGGGAGACAGGCAAGCTCAAACAAATGATTTTGAATGCCGGTCAGAACAAATCGGTTAAAATACAATACAACGGAAAACAAGTTGAAGTGAGCCTGACAGCAAATGAGGACTT
- a CDS encoding GDSL-type esterase/lipase family protein codes for MRFEIIYMNMTFKKVLVGVFILFTHICGYGQKANTGPVKIACVGNSITYGMNIANRVHNSYPAQLQEMLGDDYQVENFGVSSKTLTKKGNDPYWKEEAFKRALDFKADIVFIKLGSNDAKAINRVHLDEYESDYKSLIQEFKTANPESRIVLIYPLPSFHTDTTYIWEPVIKDRLIPKIKKVAYETGIETVDMHQLFLDKSGMVPDKIHPNSLGATLIARRLYEVVKQRSIEGIKLVESLDVKNINTSNFHGYIQYNFEYRGNTVKIVCPKKPAMGRPWVWRARFFGHEPQTDIALLERGFYVVYSDVSDLYGAKEAVKRWNLFYDFLQQRGLAKKAAIEAMSRGGLIAYNWAAENPDKVACIYADAPVLDILSWPVGNGKYEGSPHDTEQLKKVYGLETNEDLLKFKGSPINKVKKVVRGKYPILHIGGEDDTVVPIDENTGPFVDAIRKSGGTVQTIYKENNGHHPHSLKNPGLIVNFILEATKQKVNLAVVPAPSGEYRSGAGWTTDADWWKQAADIDSICVNTADADILLIGNSLTQGWGGNRPHVTYKPGKQILDALFPGKKNINAGISGDRTQNVLYRLKNGTYEKCNPKYVVLTIGVNNFLDNDSAGEIAGGIERIMDMARLKFSPDTTFLLFGPLPTGTEIHSDRRIKYNTIHNHLKKLSLPDNVIYCNPIEKLTDAEGSLNMDLYSNDGIHLKTRGYKVWGTFIKNIIANIEVK; via the coding sequence ATGAGATTTGAGATCATCTATATGAATATGACTTTTAAAAAAGTATTGGTCGGTGTGTTTATACTCTTTACACATATATGCGGGTATGGGCAAAAAGCGAATACCGGGCCCGTTAAAATTGCTTGTGTCGGTAATAGTATCACATACGGAATGAATATAGCCAACAGAGTGCATAATTCGTATCCGGCTCAATTACAAGAGATGTTAGGCGACGATTACCAGGTTGAGAATTTCGGTGTAAGCAGCAAGACCTTAACAAAAAAAGGAAATGATCCCTACTGGAAAGAAGAAGCCTTTAAAAGAGCATTAGATTTTAAGGCCGATATTGTATTTATAAAGTTAGGATCAAATGATGCCAAAGCGATTAATCGCGTTCATTTAGACGAATATGAAAGCGATTACAAATCGTTGATACAAGAGTTTAAAACCGCTAATCCTGAATCCCGTATCGTTCTGATATATCCTTTGCCTTCTTTTCATACGGATACTACCTATATATGGGAACCTGTAATAAAGGACCGGCTTATTCCGAAAATTAAAAAGGTAGCCTATGAGACAGGGATAGAAACGGTAGATATGCACCAGCTGTTTCTGGATAAATCAGGTATGGTGCCTGATAAAATTCATCCCAATTCTTTGGGAGCGACTTTAATAGCCAGGCGTTTGTATGAAGTTGTAAAGCAAAGGTCTATTGAAGGAATAAAACTTGTGGAGTCTTTGGACGTAAAGAATATTAACACTTCCAACTTTCACGGCTACATACAGTATAATTTTGAATACAGGGGAAATACAGTAAAAATTGTGTGCCCTAAAAAACCTGCAATGGGCAGACCATGGGTTTGGAGAGCCCGTTTTTTCGGACATGAACCCCAGACGGACATAGCGCTTCTGGAGAGAGGGTTTTATGTCGTTTATAGTGATGTGTCTGACCTGTATGGAGCTAAAGAGGCTGTAAAACGCTGGAATCTCTTTTATGATTTTCTTCAGCAGAGAGGTCTTGCAAAAAAAGCTGCGATTGAAGCGATGAGCAGGGGAGGACTCATAGCATATAATTGGGCAGCAGAAAATCCGGATAAGGTGGCTTGTATTTATGCAGATGCACCTGTATTAGATATATTGAGCTGGCCCGTTGGAAATGGAAAATATGAAGGGAGTCCGCATGACACAGAACAGCTCAAAAAAGTATATGGACTGGAGACCAACGAGGATCTGCTCAAATTCAAGGGGAGTCCAATTAATAAAGTAAAGAAAGTTGTACGGGGAAAATATCCAATCCTGCATATTGGCGGAGAAGACGATACAGTAGTACCGATTGACGAAAACACCGGGCCTTTCGTTGACGCAATAAGGAAATCCGGGGGGACGGTACAGACCATTTATAAAGAGAATAACGGACACCATCCTCATAGTTTGAAGAATCCGGGTTTAATTGTAAATTTTATTCTGGAGGCTACCAAGCAAAAGGTTAACCTGGCTGTTGTCCCGGCACCGTCAGGAGAGTACAGATCTGGTGCAGGGTGGACAACAGATGCTGATTGGTGGAAGCAAGCGGCCGACATAGACTCCATTTGTGTTAATACAGCTGATGCTGATATTTTACTCATAGGGAACTCCTTAACTCAGGGCTGGGGAGGGAACCGCCCTCATGTAACATATAAGCCGGGTAAACAAATATTAGATGCTTTATTTCCAGGTAAAAAAAATATCAATGCCGGTATTTCCGGAGACCGAACTCAGAATGTATTATACCGCTTAAAAAACGGGACTTATGAAAAGTGTAATCCAAAATATGTTGTTCTTACTATTGGCGTTAATAATTTCCTTGACAATGATAGTGCAGGTGAAATAGCAGGAGGCATAGAACGCATTATGGATATGGCCCGGTTAAAATTTTCACCAGATACAACCTTTTTACTCTTCGGACCTCTTCCGACCGGTACGGAGATACACTCGGATCGCAGAATAAAATATAACACTATTCATAATCACCTGAAGAAGCTGTCATTGCCTGACAATGTTATTTATTGTAATCCGATTGAGAAGCTAACAGATGCCGAAGGAAGCTTAAATATGGATTTATACAGTAATGACGGGATTCACCTGAAAACGAGAGGTTATAAAGTTTGGGGAACATTCATTAAAAATATAATAGCAAATATAGAAGTTAAATGA